Proteins co-encoded in one Brassica oleracea var. oleracea cultivar TO1000 chromosome C4, BOL, whole genome shotgun sequence genomic window:
- the LOC106341428 gene encoding uncharacterized protein LOC106341428: MDSSREAKHDQEEERREDEAAASLVDVNLMVVLLSQLCTKDDEDDKNLEKERRDHVAHEIRESRARANKRFMKESKLMEKRTHVLQPMAKEFRSRRM; the protein is encoded by the exons ATGGATTCATCTCGTGAAGCTAAACACGATCAGGAGGAGGAGAGAAGAGAAGATGAAGCAGCTGCTTCTTTGGTGGATGTAAATCTCATGGTGGTGCTTCTCTCTCAGCTTTGTACGAAGGACGACGAAGATGATAAGAATTTGGAGAAAGAGAGAAGAGATCATGTTGCGCATGAGATTCGTGAATCCAGAGCACGTGCAAACAAGAGGTTTATGAAGGAATCAAAGCTCATGGAGAAAAGGACACATGTGCTTCAACCCATGGCTAAGGAATTCAG GTCCAGGAGAATGTGA